In the Oncorhynchus gorbuscha isolate QuinsamMale2020 ecotype Even-year linkage group LG05, OgorEven_v1.0, whole genome shotgun sequence genome, one interval contains:
- the si:dkey-13n15.2 gene encoding protein transport protein Sec24C isoform X2 gives MDIPAANQSYGHGGQPGVCHNGWSATTPPTGLGCTTAQGLSSDPLPSLQGLNLGPASHQSPSNNIPQAMAQLQYSHQGCLSSLPTPPFRNQSPSALIPCLNQEPHIPHVHMGNYISYNIPPSSTLVPLKQGPSASGPPSTIPSSNQGPQNTVSPPVSSSPLYPPYLYANQGFVNGPPVTLTRPNQGFVNGPPVTLTSPNQGFVNGPPVTLTRPNQGFVNGPPVTLTSPNQGFVNGPPVTLTSPNQGFVNGPPVTLTSPNQGPPNSSFSSMSPCGSQSQQCSHPYPPQLTSPVQQQPQWVLPQQHYSHSGVMYKPGATSHPVQEDTTMQPSCPSLGDSGVSGPSSPISESRYGLHPQLLPSAVRMMEEDRTAWEAKVFVSEPISSLPPLATTDCVMEDRGNCSPRFILSTSYCVPCEGQTALQSHLPLGALVSPLAKLHTGERPLSVCMEADTVKGCGECGAYMCSAMGWQDCGQRFYCPFCGKLREVGWQHYQPTQGVEGNRVDREQRPELSLGSYEILDSQQDVPASVLLLAVDVSAAALRGGHLELISQQLRSLLTSLNREEGAFQSDVRVGLMTYDSRIHLYDLSPALSRPHMLVVTETEDLQLPVREGLLVPLKDCIDSINSVLQRIPLFSADFEGAGGVLLELPVKAGLVVLQELGCPGKLLVFQTAPFIEGTHTHNSSSFFSSNKPKSLFQPPDPAVSLAKECVSQGCGVHLFVFSQQDVGGAWPGHVPYLTGGELHCYHSLQGELDRERFSSDLRRTVETETGYRATLRVHVSKDLRVSGCYGSFVPGPNPAHVTMATLDWRTTLAVELTHSRALDEKRGVVVQTVLSYTSQQGERRTRVHSLSLCCSHHLLDTFCNCQAQTLLTFYCKKMYCAVLERPLQELREELQTEVTESLACYRKHCSSSSVSPGQLVLPQHLKTLPVYLNSLS, from the exons ATGGACATTCCagcagccaatcagagctacgGACATGGCGGGCAGCCCGGGGTGTGTCATAATGGCTGGTCAGCAACCACACCCCCGACCGGTCTTGGATGTACCACTGCCCAAGGACTCTCcagtgaccctctacccagcttACAGGGTCTGAACCTGGGCCCAGCCTCACACCAGAGTCCTTCTAATAACATCCCTCAAGCCATGGCTCAGTTACAGTACTCACACCAGGGCTGTCTCAGCAGTCTTCCTACGCCCCCATTTAGGAACCAATCACCTTCAGCTCTTATACCATGCCTgaatcaagagcctcacataccaCATGTACACATGGGTAATTATATTTCCTACAACATTCCTCCATCATCAACACTCGTCCCTCTGAAACAAGGTCCGTCAGCTAGTGGGCCTCCATCCACGATACCGTCTTCAAACCAGGGTCCCCAGAATActgtctctcctccagtctcttcctcccctctataTCCTCCATATCTGTATGCAAACCAAGGCTTTGTGAATGGCCCTCCTGTGACGTTGACAAGACCAAACCAAGGCTTTGTGAATGGCCCTCCTGTTACGTTGACAAGTCCAAACCAAGGCTTTGTGAATGGCCCTCCTGTTACGTTGACAAGACCAAACCAAGGCTTTGTGAATGGCCCTCCTGTTACGTTGACAAGTCCAAACCAAGGCTTTGTGAATGGCCCTCCTGTGACGTTGACAAGTCCAAACCAAGGCTTTGTGAATGGCCCTCCTGTTACGTTGACAAGTCCCAACCAAGGACCTCCCAACAGCAGTTTTTCATCCATGTCACCATGTGGGAGCCAGAGCCAACAGTGTTCACACCCGTATCCTCCACAACTCACCTCACCAGTCCAGCAGCAACCTCAATGGGTCCTGCCTCAGCAACACTATAGTCACAGTG gtgtAATGTACAAGCCTGGTGCCACCTCACATCCTGTACAGGAGGATACCACCATGCAACCG TCCTGTCCATCTCTGGGGGACAGTGGGGTGTCTGGCCCCAGCTCACCTATTTCAGAGTCACGCTATGGCCTACACCCTCAGCTTCTACCCAGCGCT gtGCGTATgatggaggaggacaggacagcgTGGGAGGCGAAGGTGTTTGTGTCTGaacccatctcctctctacctccgcTGGCTACCACAGACTGTGTCATGGAGGACCGAG GTAACTGCAGTCCTCGGTTCATCCTTTCTACCTCCTACTGCGTTCCGTGTGAGGGCCAGACGGCCCTCCAGAGCCACCTACCACTGGGGGCCCTAGTCAGCCCTCTGGCTAAGCTACACACAGGAGAG CGCcccctgtctgtgtgtatggAGGCAGACACTGTAAAGGGCTGTGGGGAGTGTGGGGCTTACATGTGTTCAGCTATGGGATGGCAGGACTGTGGACAGAGATTCTACTGCCCATTCTGTGGGAAACTCCGTGAAG ttgGATGGCAGCATTACCAGCCAACACAGGGAGTAGAGGGGAACAGAgtggacagagagcagagacctgAGCTCAGTCTGGGCTCCTATGAGATACTGGACAGTCAACAGGATGTGCCTGCTTCTGTGTTGCTCCTGGCCGTGGATGTGTCTGCTGCAGCACTGAGAGGAGGACACCTGGAGCTCATCAGTCAGCAGCTACGTTCTCTACTCACATCACTAAatag GGAGGAAGGTGCGTTCCAATCAGATGTCCGTGTGGGGTTGATGACCTATGACAGCCGGATCCACCTCTATGACCTCAGCCCTGCCCTGTCCCGCCCACACATGCTGGTCGTCACGGAGACAGAGGACCTGCAGCTTCCTGTGAGGGAGGGGCTTCTGGTTCCACTCAAAGACTGCATAGACAGTATCAACAG TGTCCTGCAGCGTATCCCTCTGTTCAGTGCAGACTTTGAGGGGGCAGGTGGAGTTCTCCTGGAGCTGCCTGTCAAGGCTGGACTGGTCGTTCTACAG GAGTTGGGTTGTCCTGGCAAGCTGCTGGTCTTCCAAACTGCTCCCTTCAtcgaggggacacacacacacaactcctctAGCTTCTTCAGCTCCAACAAACcaaag TCTCTGTTTCAGCCTCCGGACCCTGCAGTCTCATTGGCTAAGGAGTGTGTCAGTCAGGGCTGTGGCGTGCACCTGTTTGTGTTCTCCCAGCAGGATGTGGGCGGGGCTTGGCCGGGACATGTTCCTTACCTGACAGGTGGAGAGCTGCACTGCTACCACAGTCTCCAG GGAGAGTTGGACAGGGAGCGTTTCAGCAGTGACCTGAGGAggactgtagagacagagacgggCTATAGGGCCACACTCAGGGTGCATGTCAGTAAAG ATCTGCGCGTGTCAGGGTGTTATGGCTCGTTCGTCCCCGGGCCCAACCCCGCCCACGTCACCATGGCAACCCTTGATTGGCGTACGACACTGGCCGTTGAGTTGACACACAGCAGAGCTCTGGACGAAAAGAGGGGCGTGGTCGTACAG ACCGTCCTGTCCTACACCagccagcagggagagaggaggaccaggGTCCACAGTCTGTCTCTGTGCTGCTCACACCACCTACTGGACACCTTCTGTAACTGCCAGGCCCAGACTCTGCTCACCTTCTACTGCAAGAAGA tgtaCTGTGCCGTGTTGGAGCGCCCTCTACAGGAGCTGAGAGAGGAACTGCAGACAGAGGTGACAGAGTCCTTGGCCTGCTATAGGAAACACTGCAGCTCCTCCTCTGTGTCCCCGGGACAG CTGGTCCTACCCCAGCACCTGAAGACCCTGCCAGTCTACCTCAACAGCCTGAGTTGA
- the si:dkey-13n15.2 gene encoding protein transport protein Sec24C isoform X1: protein MDIPAANQSYGHGGQPGVCHNGWSATTPPTGLGCTTAQGLSSDPLPSLQGLNLGPASHQSPSNNIPQAMAQLQYSHQGCLSSLPTPPFRNQSPSALIPCLNQEPHIPHVHMGNYISYNIPPSSTLVPLKQGPSASGPPSTIPSSNQGPQNTVSPPVSSSPLYPPYLYANQGFVNGPPVTLTRPNQGFVNGPPVTLTSPNQGFVNGPPVTLTRPNQGFVNGPPVTLTSPNQGFVNGPPVTLTSPNQGFVNGPPVTLTSPNQGPPNSSFSSMSPCGSQSQQCSHPYPPQLTSPVQQQPQWVLPQQHYSHSGVMYKPGATSHPVQEDTTMQPSCPSLGDSGVSGPSSPISESRYGLHPQLLPSAVRMMEEDRTAWEAKVFVSEPISSLPPLATTDCVMEDRGNCSPRFILSTSYCVPCEGQTALQSHLPLGALVSPLAKLHTGERPLSVCMEADTVKGCGECGAYMCSAMGWQDCGQRFYCPFCGKLREVGWQHYQPTQGVEGNRVDREQRPELSLGSYEILDSQQDVPASVLLLAVDVSAAALRGGHLELISQQLRSLLTSLNREEGAFQSDVRVGLMTYDSRIHLYDLSPALSRPHMLVVTETEDLQLPVREGLLVPLKDCIDSINSVLQRIPLFSADFEGAGGVLLELPVKAGLVVLQELGCPGKLLVFQTAPFIEGTHTHNSSSFFSSNKPKSLFQPPDPAVSLAKECVSQGCGVHLFVFSQQDVGGAWPGHVPYLTGGELHCYHSLQGELDRERFSSDLRRTVETETGYRATLRVHVSKDLRVSGCYGSFVPGPNPAHVTMATLDWRTTLAVELTHSRALDEKRGVVVQTVLSYTSQQGERRTRVHSLSLCCSHHLLDTFCNCQAQTLLTFYCKKMYCAVLERPLQELREELQTEVTESLACYRKHCSSSSVSPGQLVLPQHLKTLPVYLNSLRKSEVLLPGLRSSVHQRLQLRCQVVSMDTKTTAGHFYPLLLPLPVGGDTSSPLSLGEAVRCTAASLDHGGLYLVHGPLVLLLWVGHNVSNTSLVQLFNITCLSTLPSGETKLPVLDNPLSVSVRSLINTLNSQTHYTRKLRVVKQGDSCEEALQRLLVEDKSPNGGASYADFLYHLHVNSIQLLVR, encoded by the exons ATGGACATTCCagcagccaatcagagctacgGACATGGCGGGCAGCCCGGGGTGTGTCATAATGGCTGGTCAGCAACCACACCCCCGACCGGTCTTGGATGTACCACTGCCCAAGGACTCTCcagtgaccctctacccagcttACAGGGTCTGAACCTGGGCCCAGCCTCACACCAGAGTCCTTCTAATAACATCCCTCAAGCCATGGCTCAGTTACAGTACTCACACCAGGGCTGTCTCAGCAGTCTTCCTACGCCCCCATTTAGGAACCAATCACCTTCAGCTCTTATACCATGCCTgaatcaagagcctcacataccaCATGTACACATGGGTAATTATATTTCCTACAACATTCCTCCATCATCAACACTCGTCCCTCTGAAACAAGGTCCGTCAGCTAGTGGGCCTCCATCCACGATACCGTCTTCAAACCAGGGTCCCCAGAATActgtctctcctccagtctcttcctcccctctataTCCTCCATATCTGTATGCAAACCAAGGCTTTGTGAATGGCCCTCCTGTGACGTTGACAAGACCAAACCAAGGCTTTGTGAATGGCCCTCCTGTTACGTTGACAAGTCCAAACCAAGGCTTTGTGAATGGCCCTCCTGTTACGTTGACAAGACCAAACCAAGGCTTTGTGAATGGCCCTCCTGTTACGTTGACAAGTCCAAACCAAGGCTTTGTGAATGGCCCTCCTGTGACGTTGACAAGTCCAAACCAAGGCTTTGTGAATGGCCCTCCTGTTACGTTGACAAGTCCCAACCAAGGACCTCCCAACAGCAGTTTTTCATCCATGTCACCATGTGGGAGCCAGAGCCAACAGTGTTCACACCCGTATCCTCCACAACTCACCTCACCAGTCCAGCAGCAACCTCAATGGGTCCTGCCTCAGCAACACTATAGTCACAGTG gtgtAATGTACAAGCCTGGTGCCACCTCACATCCTGTACAGGAGGATACCACCATGCAACCG TCCTGTCCATCTCTGGGGGACAGTGGGGTGTCTGGCCCCAGCTCACCTATTTCAGAGTCACGCTATGGCCTACACCCTCAGCTTCTACCCAGCGCT gtGCGTATgatggaggaggacaggacagcgTGGGAGGCGAAGGTGTTTGTGTCTGaacccatctcctctctacctccgcTGGCTACCACAGACTGTGTCATGGAGGACCGAG GTAACTGCAGTCCTCGGTTCATCCTTTCTACCTCCTACTGCGTTCCGTGTGAGGGCCAGACGGCCCTCCAGAGCCACCTACCACTGGGGGCCCTAGTCAGCCCTCTGGCTAAGCTACACACAGGAGAG CGCcccctgtctgtgtgtatggAGGCAGACACTGTAAAGGGCTGTGGGGAGTGTGGGGCTTACATGTGTTCAGCTATGGGATGGCAGGACTGTGGACAGAGATTCTACTGCCCATTCTGTGGGAAACTCCGTGAAG ttgGATGGCAGCATTACCAGCCAACACAGGGAGTAGAGGGGAACAGAgtggacagagagcagagacctgAGCTCAGTCTGGGCTCCTATGAGATACTGGACAGTCAACAGGATGTGCCTGCTTCTGTGTTGCTCCTGGCCGTGGATGTGTCTGCTGCAGCACTGAGAGGAGGACACCTGGAGCTCATCAGTCAGCAGCTACGTTCTCTACTCACATCACTAAatag GGAGGAAGGTGCGTTCCAATCAGATGTCCGTGTGGGGTTGATGACCTATGACAGCCGGATCCACCTCTATGACCTCAGCCCTGCCCTGTCCCGCCCACACATGCTGGTCGTCACGGAGACAGAGGACCTGCAGCTTCCTGTGAGGGAGGGGCTTCTGGTTCCACTCAAAGACTGCATAGACAGTATCAACAG TGTCCTGCAGCGTATCCCTCTGTTCAGTGCAGACTTTGAGGGGGCAGGTGGAGTTCTCCTGGAGCTGCCTGTCAAGGCTGGACTGGTCGTTCTACAG GAGTTGGGTTGTCCTGGCAAGCTGCTGGTCTTCCAAACTGCTCCCTTCAtcgaggggacacacacacacaactcctctAGCTTCTTCAGCTCCAACAAACcaaag TCTCTGTTTCAGCCTCCGGACCCTGCAGTCTCATTGGCTAAGGAGTGTGTCAGTCAGGGCTGTGGCGTGCACCTGTTTGTGTTCTCCCAGCAGGATGTGGGCGGGGCTTGGCCGGGACATGTTCCTTACCTGACAGGTGGAGAGCTGCACTGCTACCACAGTCTCCAG GGAGAGTTGGACAGGGAGCGTTTCAGCAGTGACCTGAGGAggactgtagagacagagacgggCTATAGGGCCACACTCAGGGTGCATGTCAGTAAAG ATCTGCGCGTGTCAGGGTGTTATGGCTCGTTCGTCCCCGGGCCCAACCCCGCCCACGTCACCATGGCAACCCTTGATTGGCGTACGACACTGGCCGTTGAGTTGACACACAGCAGAGCTCTGGACGAAAAGAGGGGCGTGGTCGTACAG ACCGTCCTGTCCTACACCagccagcagggagagaggaggaccaggGTCCACAGTCTGTCTCTGTGCTGCTCACACCACCTACTGGACACCTTCTGTAACTGCCAGGCCCAGACTCTGCTCACCTTCTACTGCAAGAAGA tgtaCTGTGCCGTGTTGGAGCGCCCTCTACAGGAGCTGAGAGAGGAACTGCAGACAGAGGTGACAGAGTCCTTGGCCTGCTATAGGAAACACTGCAGCTCCTCCTCTGTGTCCCCGGGACAG CTGGTCCTACCCCAGCACCTGAAGACCCTGCCAGTCTACCTCAACAGCCTGAGGAAGAGTGAAGTTCTGCTTCCCGGCCTCCGCAGTTCAGTACACCAACGCCTGCAGCTCCGCTGTCAAGTGGTCTCCATGGATACCAAGACCACAGCAGGACACTTCTACCCTCTGCTGCTACCACTG ccAGTAGGTGGCGATACCTCCAGTCCTCTCAGCCTAGGGGAGGCTGTTCGCTGCACTGCTGCTAGCCTGGACCATGGAGGTCTCTACCTGGTCCACGGACCCCTGGTTCTGCTACTCTGGGTGGGCCACAACGTCTCCAACACCTCCCTGGTCCAACTCTTCAACATCACCTGTCTGtccacactaccctctggagag acgAAGCTGCCTGTGCTGGACAACCCTCTGTCTGTTAGTGTGAGGTCACTCATCAACACCCTGAACTCACAGACACACTATACTCGCAAG ctgcgTGTGGTGAAGCAGGGGGACAGCTGTGAGGAGGCTCTACAACGCCTCCTGGTAGAAGATAAGAGTCCCAACGGGGGAGCGAGCTACGCTGACTTCCTGTACCACCTCCACGTCAACTCTATACAACTGCTGGTTCGTTAG
- the LOC124035289 gene encoding E3 ubiquitin-protein ligase TRIM35-like: protein MIAREMKHIEDQISSLTEIITAVKQELQKQEVSFLKSYKHTQTFSRAQDTLLDPQLVSGALIDVAKHLANLQFRVWEKMQGIVKYTPVILDPNTASHWLSLSDDLTSVSQTVPTQQLPDNPERNTNYATVLGS, encoded by the coding sequence atgATTGCCAGAGAGATGAAACACATTGAGGACCAGATCTCTTCACTCACAGAAATCATCACTGCTGTGAAACAAGAACTCCAAAAACAAGAGGTGTCATTTCTCAAgagctacaaacacacacagacgttCTCCAGAGCCCAGGACACACTGCTGGATCCACAGCTGGTCTCAGGAGCACTGATAGATGTGGCCAAACACCTGGCCAACCTGCAGTTCAGAGTCTGGGAGAAGATGCAGGGGATTGTCAAATACACTCCTGTGATTCTGGACCCCAACACTGCTTCccactggctctctctgtctgatgATCTGACCAGTGTGAGTCAGACAGTCCCAACCCAGCAGCTCCCTGACAACCCAGAGAGGAACACAAATTATGCCACAGTTCTGGGCTCTTAG